In Harmonia axyridis chromosome 6, icHarAxyr1.1, whole genome shotgun sequence, a single window of DNA contains:
- the LOC123681678 gene encoding histone H4, with translation MTGRGKGGKGLGKGGAKRHRKVLRDNIQGITKPAIRRLARRGGVKRISGLIYEETRGVLKVFLENVIRDAVTYTEHAKRKTVTAMDVVYALKRQGRTLYGFGG, from the coding sequence ATGACTGGCAGAGGCAAAGGTGGTAAGGGTTTGGGAAAAGGTGGCGCTAAGCGTCACAGGAAAGTTCTACGAGACAATATCCAAGGAATCACGAAGCCCGCTATCAGAAGATTGGCCCGCCGCGGTGGGGTGAAACGTATCTCTGGTTTGATTTACGAAGAAACTAGAGGTGTACTTAAGGTATTCCTAGAAAACGTTATTAGAGACGCTGTAACTTACACCGAACACGCAAAAAGGAAGACTGTAACAGCAATGGACGTCGTATATGCTTTGAAACGCCAAGGTCGTACGTTGTACGGTTTCGGAGGTTAA
- the LOC123681673 gene encoding histone H3, protein MARTKQTARKSTGGKAPRKQLATKAARKSAPATGGVKKPHRYRPGTVALREIRRYQKSTELLIRKLPFQRLVREIAQDFKTDLRFQSSAVMALQEASEAYLVGLFEDTNLCAIHAKRVTIMPKDIQLARRIRGERA, encoded by the coding sequence ATGGCCCGTACGAAGCAAACCGCAAGAAAATCCACTGGCGGAAAGGCACCGCGTAAGCAACTTGCCACAAAAGCGGCACGTAAAAGTGCACCCGCTACTGGTGGCGTAAAAAAACCTCATCGTTACCGTCCAGGTACCGTAGCTCTTCGTGAGATCCGTCGTTATCAGAAAAGTACCGAGCTGTTGATTCGCAAACTTCCTTTCCAAAGGTTAGTGCGCGAAATTGCCCAAGACTTCAAGACCGATCTCCGTTTCCAGAGCTCCGCCGTGATGGCCCTTCAAGAAGCTAGCGAAGCTTATCTGGTCGGTCTATTCGAAGATACAAATTTATGTGCCATTCACGCCAAGAGAGTAACCATTATGCCGAAGGACATTCAACTTGCTCGACGTATCCGTGGCGAACGTGCTTAA
- the LOC123681680 gene encoding histone H1B-like: PTSEMVNNAIKDLKERSGSSLQAIKKFIASNYKVDSEKLAPFIKKYLKSAVQSGSLVQTKGKGASGSFKLAAGGSTSGSQKKVIKKATSKSKDDLKKSTSASAVVTDKKKKKSTVAKKQAAV; this comes from the coding sequence ccgacttcagagatggttaataacgccatcaaagatttgaaagaaagaagtggatcgtcattgcaggccatcaagaaatttatagcttccaactataaagtagattcggaaaaattggctcctttcattaagaaatacctcaaatcagctgtgcaatctggatctttagttcagacaaaaggaaaaggcgcatctggttcgttcaaattggcagctggtggttcgacatcgggatcccagaagaaagtgattaaaaaagccacctccaagtccaaagatgatcttaaaaaatccacttcggcatcagctgtggtgaccgacaagaagaaaaagaagtctactgttgccaaaaaacaagccgctgta